The Thermotoga sp. genome window below encodes:
- a CDS encoding ABC transporter ATP-binding protein: MASFDGFSEGNNRCDEGVHKRVSPVISVKNLRVRYDDIPVVEDLSLDLFEGEILSLVGPSGCGKTTIVKAILGLIPHEGSVVLSTSSVGYCPQKDVLFDWMSVYENAILPLILRKEKATENVKELIERFGLSGFENKRPYQLSGGMRQRLSVLRAVLSGKDLLILDEPFSSVDAYTRKKLQIWLSEEIHRMGSSAILITHDVEEAVFLSDRILVLSPRPTKVLKEISVPFPKPRMLEVLSDPRFSKIEKDTLKILMNQP, translated from the coding sequence ATGGCTTCATTCGACGGGTTTTCTGAAGGAAATAATAGATGTGACGAAGGCGTTCACAAACGAGTTTCTCCCGTGATCTCGGTAAAGAACCTGAGGGTTCGATACGATGATATACCGGTGGTGGAGGATCTCTCCCTGGACCTTTTCGAGGGGGAGATCCTCTCTCTCGTGGGGCCTTCCGGCTGTGGTAAGACAACCATCGTGAAGGCCATTCTCGGACTTATTCCACACGAAGGAAGTGTGGTGCTCTCTACATCCAGTGTGGGGTATTGCCCTCAAAAGGATGTACTCTTCGACTGGATGTCGGTCTACGAGAACGCCATTCTTCCACTCATTTTGAGGAAGGAAAAAGCCACAGAGAACGTGAAGGAACTGATTGAAAGGTTTGGACTCTCAGGGTTCGAAAACAAGCGCCCCTACCAGTTGAGCGGAGGTATGAGGCAAAGGCTTTCAGTCCTGAGAGCCGTTCTGTCCGGAAAAGATCTTTTGATACTCGACGAACCTTTTTCCTCGGTCGATGCGTACACGAGGAAAAAGCTTCAGATATGGCTCTCAGAGGAAATACACAGGATGGGAAGTTCCGCTATCCTAATCACACACGACGTGGAGGAAGCTGTATTTCTCTCCGACAGAATTCTGGTTCTTTCTCCGCGACCCACAAAGGTGTTGAAAGAAATTTCAGTACCGTTTCCAAAACCGAGGATGCTCGAAGTACTCTCGGATCCACGTTTCTCCAAGATAGAAAAGGATACTTTGAAAATTCTTATGAATCAACCCTGA
- a CDS encoding ABC transporter permease — MKRKYQSIAKWCFLLALLTIWELSSVPQYLLPKPSSIVSEMISQWRILLAHSLYTIAESLSGLAIGLVIGVGLAILMDLLQVIREILYPILIVSQAIPIVAVAPLVVIWFGLGIGTKVGVVAFVTLFPVALNTLEGFRTIDPDALDLFRVMKASKVQIYRHLVIPHTLPYVFSGLKISATYAVVSAVIGEWLGAEKGLGIYMIRAMNTFRADRLFVSIVIVVVLSVAVFKMVDLLSRRFTSWFEERRLVS; from the coding sequence TTGAAGAGAAAGTATCAAAGTATCGCTAAGTGGTGCTTTCTGCTTGCTCTACTGACCATCTGGGAGCTTTCAAGTGTTCCACAGTACCTCCTTCCAAAGCCGTCTTCCATTGTCTCAGAGATGATCTCACAGTGGAGGATCCTGCTTGCGCACAGTCTTTACACCATTGCTGAGTCCCTCTCCGGGCTAGCAATCGGTCTTGTGATCGGTGTGGGGCTTGCTATTTTGATGGATCTCCTTCAGGTGATCAGGGAGATACTCTATCCCATCCTGATCGTTTCACAGGCGATTCCCATAGTCGCTGTGGCACCACTCGTTGTCATCTGGTTTGGACTTGGAATTGGAACGAAGGTCGGTGTCGTGGCCTTTGTGACACTTTTCCCCGTGGCGCTCAACACCCTAGAAGGCTTCAGAACGATAGACCCGGACGCGCTGGATCTTTTCAGGGTGATGAAAGCATCCAAAGTCCAGATCTACAGGCACCTGGTAATTCCCCACACACTTCCGTACGTCTTTTCTGGTCTGAAAATATCCGCAACGTACGCCGTGGTCTCTGCCGTTATAGGTGAGTGGCTTGGAGCAGAGAAAGGACTTGGAATCTACATGATCAGAGCAATGAACACATTCAGAGCAGACAGACTCTTCGTTTCCATCGTGATAGTGGTAGTTCTGAGCGTGGCTGTGTTCAAAATGGTAGATCTGCTCTCGAGAAGGTTCACATCGTGGTTTGAGGAAAGGAGGCTGGTATCGTGA
- a CDS encoding MTH1187 family thiamine-binding protein produces the protein MPKVTVSIKVVPAVEDGKLHEVIDRAIEKIASWGMKYEVGPSNTTVEGDFDEIMDRVKELARYLQGFVRRFVLQLDVDYRSGGITIEEKVSKYR, from the coding sequence ATGCCGAAGGTTACAGTTTCTATAAAAGTAGTACCTGCTGTAGAGGATGGAAAACTCCACGAAGTAATTGACAGAGCAATAGAAAAGATCGCATCGTGGGGTATGAAGTACGAAGTGGGACCTTCCAACACCACGGTGGAGGGAGACTTCGATGAGATCATGGATCGGGTGAAGGAGCTCGCCAGGTATCTCCAGGGATTTGTAAGAAGATTTGTTCTCCAGCTCGATGTGGACTACAGGTCTGGAGGTATCACCATTGAAGAGAAAGTATCAAAGTATCGCTAA
- a CDS encoding metal-sulfur cluster assembly factor — MPKRVTKEDVLNSLKNVIDFELGVDVVSLGLVYDIQVDDQNNVKVLMTMTTPMCPLAGMILSDAEEAIKKIEGVGNVEVELTFDPPWTPERMSPELREKFGI; from the coding sequence ATGCCAAAAAGGGTGACAAAAGAGGACGTGTTGAACTCTTTAAAAAACGTGATAGACTTCGAGCTAGGAGTGGACGTGGTGAGTCTGGGGCTGGTGTACGACATCCAGGTCGACGATCAGAACAACGTGAAGGTGCTCATGACAATGACGACTCCGATGTGCCCCCTGGCTGGTATGATCCTTTCCGACGCGGAAGAAGCTATAAAGAAGATAGAAGGCGTTGGAAACGTGGAGGTGGAGCTCACCTTCGACCCACCATGGACACCAGAGAGAATGTCCCCGGAGTTGAGAGAAAAGTTTGGGATCTGA
- the prmC gene encoding peptide chain release factor N(5)-glutamine methyltransferase: MDTRENVPGVERKVWDLIRELSHKLKDITSNPVLETVLLATKVLGVRKEDIISKDIVVSPEVENSIVKLVERRASGYPLHYILGEKEFMGLPFFVEEGVFIPRPETEELVEIALDLINRYGVMMVADVGTGSGAIGVSVAKFSEVIVFATDVSEKAVEVSLKNAKRHGVLDRFVVKHGRFLEPFKEDYGKIEMILSNPPYVKKNDRLPRDVLFEPPEALFAGEDGLDFYRAFFEKYSTEGKIVLMEIGEYQVEGLKKIVPQASFLKDTSGKYRFLYINRRFS; encoded by the coding sequence ATGGACACCAGAGAGAATGTCCCCGGAGTTGAGAGAAAAGTTTGGGATCTGATCAGAGAGCTTTCCCATAAGTTGAAAGATATAACTAGCAACCCGGTTCTGGAAACTGTTCTGTTAGCAACAAAAGTTCTTGGGGTGCGAAAGGAAGACATCATTTCAAAAGATATCGTCGTTTCGCCGGAAGTGGAGAACAGTATCGTGAAGCTGGTGGAGAGAAGAGCAAGTGGTTACCCTCTCCATTACATACTCGGCGAAAAGGAGTTCATGGGACTTCCTTTTTTTGTGGAGGAGGGGGTGTTCATCCCAAGGCCAGAAACGGAAGAGCTCGTTGAGATAGCGCTCGATCTGATCAACAGATACGGTGTGATGATGGTTGCCGATGTGGGGACTGGAAGTGGAGCGATCGGAGTGAGTGTTGCGAAATTTTCTGAAGTGATTGTTTTTGCGACGGACGTTTCCGAGAAGGCAGTGGAAGTGTCCCTGAAAAACGCGAAAAGACACGGTGTCTTGGATCGGTTTGTGGTGAAACACGGAAGGTTCCTGGAGCCGTTCAAAGAAGATTACGGGAAGATAGAGATGATCCTTTCCAATCCACCCTATGTGAAAAAGAACGACAGACTTCCCAGAGACGTTCTTTTCGAGCCTCCAGAAGCCCTTTTTGCTGGTGAGGACGGTCTTGACTTTTACAGAGCATTTTTTGAAAAGTACAGTACAGAGGGGAAGATAGTCCTCATGGAGATAGGAGAATATCAGGTAGAAGGGTTGAAAAAGATAGTGCCACAGGCATCTTTTCTGAAAGACACATCGGGCAAGTATCGATTTCTCTACATCAACCGACGTTTCTCTTGA
- a CDS encoding DUF6115 domain-containing protein, which produces MNFLDYLVVISTLGTVIFSWTYLLLGRENSQRELDREELEERIMELMGKFRYMSANRLELLERKTQEIRRLISEANTVMSKLMVKMSEMERLESSKTENTEKKVVKEEQKTKKEFEDDTEKDFGIEKKIVSMYDRGFSEIDIAKKLGVTVGEVRLILQLFKRNVG; this is translated from the coding sequence ATGAACTTTCTCGATTACCTTGTGGTCATATCGACACTGGGCACGGTGATCTTCTCATGGACATATCTTCTTCTTGGAAGAGAAAACAGCCAGAGGGAGCTGGACAGAGAGGAGCTTGAAGAGAGAATAATGGAGCTCATGGGAAAGTTCCGCTACATGTCGGCAAACAGATTGGAACTCCTCGAGAGAAAAACCCAGGAGATCAGAAGGTTGATCTCTGAGGCGAACACTGTCATGTCAAAACTGATGGTGAAGATGTCGGAGATGGAACGGCTGGAATCTTCTAAAACAGAAAACACCGAAAAGAAAGTTGTGAAAGAGGAGCAAAAAACGAAAAAAGAATTCGAGGACGATACGGAGAAGGATTTCGGGATAGAGAAAAAGATCGTCTCCATGTACGACAGGGGATTTTCGGAGATAGATATTGCGAAAAAACTCGGTGTCACGGTGGGAGAAGTCAGGCTGATCCTGCAACTTTTCAAGAGAAACGTCGGTTGA
- a CDS encoding NAD-dependent protein deacylase, which yields MKEFLKLLNESRLTVVLTGAGISTPSGIPDFRGPQGIYKKYPQNVFDVDFFYSHPGKFYEFAKEGIFPMLDAKPNLAHILLAKLEERGFIEAVITQNIDRLHQKAGSKKVIELHGNVEEYYCVKCGREYTVEDVMKKLEKDCVPRCDACSSLIRPNIVFFGETLPQNALNEAIRLSSRADLMIVMGSSLVVYPAAELPLMTVRSGGRLVIVNMGDTPLDDLATLRYNADVVDFANNVMKKGGIS from the coding sequence ATGAAGGAGTTTCTAAAACTGCTGAATGAATCCAGATTGACAGTGGTACTCACAGGGGCCGGGATAAGTACACCCAGTGGAATACCTGATTTCAGAGGGCCACAGGGGATATACAAAAAGTACCCGCAGAATGTCTTCGATGTAGACTTCTTTTACTCTCATCCCGGGAAGTTCTACGAGTTCGCAAAAGAGGGCATCTTCCCAATGCTGGACGCGAAACCGAATCTTGCACACATTCTGCTGGCAAAACTGGAAGAGCGAGGGTTCATAGAAGCGGTTATCACACAGAACATCGACAGACTCCATCAGAAAGCGGGAAGCAAAAAGGTCATAGAGCTCCACGGAAACGTCGAAGAATATTACTGCGTGAAATGTGGAAGGGAATACACGGTGGAAGATGTCATGAAAAAGCTTGAAAAGGACTGTGTTCCCAGGTGTGACGCTTGCTCGAGTTTGATCAGGCCGAACATCGTGTTCTTCGGAGAAACTTTGCCCCAGAACGCCCTGAATGAGGCAATTCGTCTCTCCTCAAGGGCAGATTTGATGATCGTGATGGGATCCTCTCTGGTCGTGTATCCAGCTGCCGAACTGCCTCTCATGACCGTTCGAAGCGGTGGAAGGCTCGTCATCGTGAACATGGGTGATACCCCCCTTGATGATCTTGCAACGTTGAGGTACAATGCAGACGTTGTGGATTTTGCCAACAATGTGATGAAAAAGGGAGGAATCTCATGA
- a CDS encoding DUF4897 domain-containing protein encodes MSSKTIYILLVIMVVFMLVEFLFFLLGGRAPFEIVYYKSTMEYDYSGNATFTTNAKLYFKDEKKKEEYKANYASASKKGLNEYFSQVSQEVGREIIPLDYKVSVSDSGGMLEVTETTLLKGAAQVNGDVLDTSMGSLTLNVAGETEIVLKLPKDATVLSVTPTPMEWRNNTLIWKPREPMRFPSVIFKRVTENEGVSKTAE; translated from the coding sequence TTGAGTTCAAAAACCATCTACATATTACTCGTCATCATGGTAGTCTTCATGCTCGTGGAGTTTCTGTTTTTCCTGCTGGGAGGGCGAGCTCCCTTTGAAATAGTATACTACAAGAGCACGATGGAGTACGATTATTCTGGGAACGCAACGTTTACCACAAATGCGAAATTGTATTTCAAGGATGAGAAAAAAAAGGAGGAATACAAGGCAAACTACGCTTCCGCCTCCAAGAAGGGACTGAACGAGTACTTCTCACAGGTCAGTCAAGAGGTCGGAAGAGAAATAATCCCACTGGACTACAAGGTGAGCGTGAGCGACTCTGGTGGCATGCTTGAGGTCACAGAAACAACCCTTCTGAAAGGTGCCGCCCAGGTGAATGGTGATGTCCTGGACACGAGCATGGGAAGCCTCACGTTGAACGTGGCGGGCGAAACTGAAATTGTCCTCAAACTACCGAAAGATGCCACTGTGCTTTCTGTCACTCCAACACCAATGGAGTGGAGAAATAACACGTTGATCTGGAAACCAAGGGAACCAATGAGGTTCCCAAGCGTCATCTTCAAGAGGGTGACAGAGAATGAAGGAGTTTCTAAAACTGCTGAATGA